In Rattus rattus isolate New Zealand chromosome 9, Rrattus_CSIRO_v1, whole genome shotgun sequence, a genomic segment contains:
- the LOC116909488 gene encoding prostatic spermine-binding protein, with protein sequence MLLLVTLALLAGPTCRAQNILGNNVGTYFYVAGEEHGQLRGLRIFLSVIDLIKGIQLRFGGNWSDVYGSRSLKYKEFLLEDGEHVTQVSGTRKLCLTSLSLTTDKGRAVTFGVRRGFSFNESGGSDKYLVTVNGLYAPGLCLNGMGFKWKNIHDDVDNNDDDKEDDDDEHDKDNEEDHGDKDNDKDDDDDKEDDNKEDVDDERDDKDDEEEEDEQKDDDDNDDEDDGKDDDGGGGDDDDGDEEEE encoded by the exons ATATTCTGGGGAACAATGTCGGCACCTATTTCTATGTTGCTGGTGAAGAGCATGGGCAACTTAGGGGCCTGCGGATATTCTTATCGGTAATAGACCTCATCAAAGG CATCCAGCTGCGGTTTGGTGGTAACTGGAGTGACGTGTACGGATCCCGGTCACTAAAATATAAAGAGTTCCTTCTGGAGGATGGAGAGCACGTGACACAGGTGAGCGGCACCAGAAAGCTCTGCCTGACTTCCCTGAGCTTAACTACTGACAAGGGGCGAGCAGTCACCTTTGGTGTTAGACGTGGCTTCTCCTTTAATGAAAGTGGTGGTTCAGATAAGTATCTAGTGACTGTCAATGGTCTGTATGCACCGGGCCTCTGCCTTAATGGGATGGGcttcaaatggaaaaatattcatGATGACGTTGacaacaatgatgatgacaaggaagatgatgatgatgaacatGATAAGGACAATGAGGAAGACCATGGTGATAAAGACAATgacaaagatgatgatgatgacaaggaAGATGACAACAAGGAAGATGTTGATGATGAAAGAGATGACaaagatgatgaggaggaggaggatgaacagaaagatgatgatgacaatgatgatgaagaCGATGgcaaagatgatgatggtggtggtggtgatgacgacGACGGTGATGAGGAAGAAGAGTAG